The Motilibacter rhizosphaerae genome segment ATCGGCATTATGCGGGTGATCCGTGTCAAGTGATCATGATGCTGGTGCGGAGTCGAGGCGGTGGAGGAGGTCGGCGTAGAGCTGCTGGCGGCCCGGCTGGTGGTGGTTGGCGGCGTGGTCGTGTTGGGCTTGGAGGGTGGGTCGGAACTCGATGGTGGTCTGGAAGAAGGTGCAGGTCTCGCAGACTGACTCGAAGGTGCAGTCGAGGGTCTCGGGCCGGGTGCAGTAGCCGTTGCCGAGCATCCGTTGGCGCATCTCGCGGTGCAGGCGGGCCATCTCGGGGCCGGCGGCGGAGGCGGGTAGCGCGGGTGGGGTGTCGTAGAGGGCTTCGACTTTCTCGGTGACGGCGAAGTACTCGTCGGCAACGGTGCGGGCGGCGATCTTGGCGTAGCGCAGGGTCATGTCCATGGAGTGGTGACCGAGCAGCGCGGCGATCGCTTCGAGGCTCATGCCGCGGTTGATGGCCTGGGTGGCGAGGGTGTGGCGCATCTGGTGGGGGTGGACGTGACCGAGCCCGGCGTCGGCGGCGGCGTTGTTGAGGTAGCGGGTGACGCCGTGGCGGTCCATCGGCTTGCCGTTCTCGCGGGGGATGAGCAGCGGGTTCGACCCAGTGACGTGCCGGCCGCGGTAGTCGGCGATGAGGGTGACGAGCTGGGGGTGC includes the following:
- a CDS encoding tyrosine-type recombinase/integrase; protein product: MSAPSALPGWAEIEPAMPVMAGTMRAYLAQISCTLRPGSVLGADLALRSFAGFLLAAHPDIRTVATVRRAHIETYKPWLAARPGQNKPQVSVNTRAHRLGMLRTFFLRLEDWGWDDRPERVPILFGDLPKQDKPLPKALDDPAAARLLRAAQHHPRMLVRVVCEVLLRTGLRVSELIALERDAVVQIGAGHWLHVPVGKLHDDRYIPLHPQLVTLIADYRGRHVTGSNPLLIPRENGKPMDRHGVTRYLNNAAADAGLGHVHPHQMRHTLATQAINRGMSLEAIAALLGHHSMDMTLRYAKIAARTVADEYFAVTEKVEALYDTPPALPASAAGPEMARLHREMRQRMLGNGYCTRPETLDCTFESVCETCTFFQTTIEFRPTLQAQHDHAANHHQPGRQQLYADLLHRLDSAPAS